One Branchiostoma floridae strain S238N-H82 chromosome 15, Bfl_VNyyK, whole genome shotgun sequence DNA window includes the following coding sequences:
- the LOC118431971 gene encoding E3 ubiquitin-protein ligase TRIM23-like — protein sequence MATAEPRSILHRRPGKSNVLECGVCEDVFGLQGDKVPRLLLCGHTLCHDCLTRLPLHGRAIRCPFDRQMTEIGDSGVWGLKKNFALLELLERLQFGRESPGALLCEVSMDTEKETTIRCDENEDHLATIYCTVCSTNLCAECAQSTHNTRTLAKHKLVPLHEKPREKPMCPLHQTHAIEFVCLEESCLCNPLMCYVCKDYGKHQGHKHTLIENDAEQVRISIIDTLQHVKGFLDGVSDSARRLGNAIQQMEGCSRTVENEHGFTHTEQIHGTAEEARVRVRRYFQELHETLHRQENVALSVVDTHVREKLCSLKQQQEDMAVVVSQVTTICLECEKMLQQDDHKVLLAKQEIRSLLDTVRKQQQQFSDLPEQLHMDPGIPLTFTKDNRVHIGPKMEMRVVTLGLDESGKTAILFKLKQDEFMQTIPTIGFNVETVEYKNLKFTIWDVGGKPKLRPLWKHYYLNTQAVIFVVDSADCARIDETYDELSKLLAEKELREAVLLVFANKQDLPNALPIEEITDRLSLHKLCCGRSWHIQACDARTGMGLHDGLDWLSHQLVAAGVLDIS from the exons ATGGCGACGGCAGAGCCAAGAAGTATTTTGCACCGGAGACCGGGAAAATCCAAT GTTCTGGAGTGCGGAGTGTGCGAGGATGTGTTCGGTCTCCAGGGCGACAAGGTGCCACGCCTCCTGCTGTGCGGCCACACCCTCTGCCACGACTGTCTCACGCGGCTGCCTCTACACGGGCGCGCCATACGCTGTCCCTTCGACAGGCAGATGACTGAGATTG GTGACTCAGGTGTGTGGGGGTTAAAGAAGAACTTTGCCCTGCTGGAGCTGCTTGAAAGACTGCAGTTTGGGCGGGAGTCACCGGGGGCGCTGCTGTGTGAAGTCAGCATGGACACTGAGAAAGAG ACCACGATTCGGTGTGACGAAAACGAAGACCACCTAGCAACCATCTACTGTACAGTCTGCAGTACCAACCTGTGTGCAGAGTGCGCCCAGTCCACCCACAACACACGCACGCTCGCCAAGCACAAGCTCGTACCGCTGCACGAGAAACCTCGCGAGAAACCGATGTGTCCGCTGCACCAGACTCACGCCATCGAGTTTGTGTGTTTGGAGGAGAGCTGTCTGTGCAACCCTCTCATGTGTTATGTGTGTAAGGACTACGGGAAACACCAAGGGCACAAG CACACCCTTATTGAGAACGATGCGGAGCAGGTTCGGATCTCCATCATCGACACCCTGCAGCATGTGAAAGGCTTCCTGGACGGGGTGTCGGACAGCGCCCGTCGCCTTGGCAACGCCATCCAGCAGATGGAAGGGTGCTCACGGACCGTGGAGAACGAACATGGCTTCACGCACACGgagcag ATCCACGGGACGGCAGAAGAAGCTCGCGTCCGCGTCCGCCGCTACTTCCAGGAGCTTCACGAGACGCTGCATCGCCAGGAGAACGTTGCTCTGAGCGTGGTCGACACGCACGTACGCGAGAAACTCTGCTCGCTGAAACAGCAACAGGAAGACATGGCCGTGGTGGTGTCTCAGGTCACGACCATCTGTCTGGAGTGTGAGAAGATGCTACAACAG GATGACCACAAGGTCCTGCTGGCCAAGCAGGAGATCCGCAGCctgttggacacggtcaggaaacagcagcagcagttcTCAGACCTGCCTGAGCAGCTGCACATGGACCCTGGTATCCCTCTTACATTCACTAAG GATAACCGAGTTCACATCGGGCCTAAGATGGAGATGCGGGTCGTGACGCTGGGTCTGGATGAGTCTGGCAAGACGGCGATCCTCTTCAAACTGAAGCAGGACGAGTTCATGCAGACCATCCCCACAATTG GCTTTAATGTGGAAACAGTGGAGTACAAGAACCTGAAGTTCACCATCTGGGACGTTGGTGGAAAACCTAAACTCCGCCCGCTGTGGAAACATTACTACCTCAACACACAGG ctgTGATATTTGTGGTGGACAGTGCCGACTGTGCACGGATAGACGAAACTTATGATGAACTGTCCAAACTGCTGGCTGAGAAGGAGCTGAGAGAAGCTGTGCTGCTGGTCTTCGCCAACAAACAG GACTTGCCGAATGCCCTTCCTATAGAGGAGATCACAGACAGACTCAGCCTACACAAACTGTGCTGTGGGCGCTCGTGGCACATCCAGGCCTGCGACGCTCGGACAGGGATGGGGCTTCACGACGGGCTGGACTGGCTATCACACCAACTGGTCGCTGCAGGGGTGCTAGACATTTCTTAG